The genomic region tgtctacaTTTTCTCGACTCCCTAATGTGGGgaccagggcagggggaggggtccCGCTGTGAACCTTTTGAGTCCACTCACGCGTCCCTGCCGGGTTGCTGCCACACTGGAATGTGAGCCACTTGGGGGCAGGGGTTTTTGCCTGGTTCGTCTGCGGCTCTGTTCCCCTAGCTCAGTGGCTGGCGCGCAGTAggtgctcgataaatatttgtcgaGTGACTGAACATCAGCTTCGGGTCTGAGCTGGGCAGGGGCTCACGGAGCCCAATCGGACCCTGGCCCTGCCCTTGCAGGTGAAGCCCACACCTGTTTTATGGCCTGTGAGGAAGGCAGTGGTGGCTCTGTTGTACAGCTGAGGCGGTTGGGCTCAGAGAAGGGAGTAATTtgcccagagccagatggctgGTAAGGAGAGTGTGGGTGTGAAGTCAGTTCTCTCTGGGTTCGAATTGAAGCTCTGGGCTTCTCTGTTTGTCCTCCCCCATCGCAGGCCGTAAGCAGGACGTGTGGGTGAGGCTGCCGTTCCAACATGGTGGGCCATGCAAGGAGGGATgctgtgcgtgtgtttgtgtgtgtgtgtgtgtgcgcgcgcgcgcgcgtgtgtgcgcccccagggagacagaggaaggagtcCCCTGGGGGAATTGAACTGGGGAAGGTGTGGCTTTACAGATGGCCTGGACAGAGGGCCAGGGACCCTGACCTGCTGGGACCCCTGACCCCTCCGCCTAACACCCTGCAGGACCCCGAGGAGCATCAGAGgctgaagaagaaacagaagaaccGCGCGGCCGCCCAGCGCAGCCGGCAGAAGCACACGAACAAAGCAGACGCCCTGCACCAGGTGGGGTTGCCTTCCTTTCCCCATCCTGACTCCATTCACCTGGCCCGGCCACCTTGTCTCCATCCGCCTATGAGCAGCTCCCCTTATACGCTGCATGTTTCCAGGTcacctgagtttttttttttttttttaattttttttttttaacgtttatttatttttgagacagagagagacagagcatgaacgggagaggggcagagagagagggagacacagaatcggaagcaggctccaggctctgagccatcagcccagagcccgacgcggggctcgaactcacggaccgcaagatcgtgacctgagctgaagtcggacgcttaaccgactgcgccacccaggcgcccctccaggtcACCTGAGTTTGAGAGAGGTGCTGAGATAGATACACGCGGGGGCTCTGGGGACACAAAAGTGCATttgcagcccagccctgcccttaaGGCGCCCTGAtctagagagaggagacaagaggTAGAAGCAAACAGAACTCAGCACTCACACTATGAGAAACTCTGGTTCGGGGTTAAGGTGGGCAGGCTTTAGGGTCCCAGCTGCGGCACTCATAGCTACAAGGCACTTCCTTCACCTTCACTGTCCTCATCCaaaaaaatggggacaataatccCTGTCCCCTGGCAGGACCCCTGTGGAGATCAAAGGAGACAAAGgagccttgggggtgggggggcaggagagggttCCACTGTACTTGCCTCTTGACCTTGGATGGTAACTTGACCTTGGATCGTGACCTGACCCTTagagcttttcttctttctctgtgcagAGAGCAAGGATACCACCAGTTCCATCCCAGGGAAAGGATTAAGACCTGGGCTCGGGACCTGGCCCTTGGGAAGGCCGCATACCCCTTAGTCCTTATAGCGATGAGTGAAATTCACAGCCCTCCATGCCAAAGGCCCTACCCCTCCGCCCCCCTCTCCTAACATCCCACACCCTGTTCTCCCTGTTCTTTCACTGGCCGAGCACATCCAACCTCAGGGGCTCTGTGTAGACCGTTCGCTCTGTTCTCAGAGAACAGCCCAGCTAGACCTTCCCTTCTTTCCAgttgtttggtttatttcttatttattttaattaaaaaaatttttttttaagttttatttatttatttttgagagagagacagagagagtgagtggggaaggggcagagagagggagagagagagaatcccaagcaggctctgtgctgtcagcacggagcccgacgcggggctcgaactcacacactgcgagatcgtgacctgagccaaaaccaggagtcggactcttaaccgactgagccacccaggcgcccctcagttgtTTGGTTTAAATGCTACCTCCCCAGAAGGACTTTTCTCAGCCATCTGATCTAAAGAGACGTCTACTTGTGACTCCGCTCTATTTTTCTTGTTAGCCCTGAACTTCAGTTACATATTCAGATATTTATTGCTTGTCTCCCTCACCAGACTGTGAGCGCCACGAAGGCAGGGAACGATTCTGTTCCTTGCTATTTGCCCATCACCCGGAACAGTGCCTGACAAACAGAGGGAACTCAGTAATGCCCTGTGAAGCGAATGACAGAGTCAGAGTAGAGCGCTCTAGGAACacacgggggggagggggtaacaCACGGGTAGCAGCAGTAGGATGATGCCAGGGATGACGTTTGAGCTGGTCTTGAAGGATGAATCGTTTTCCAAGTGGATGGAGGTAAGAAAAGGCATTGCAGGCAAATGAAGGAGCCCGGGCTTGGGTGCGAGGGAGCAGCACCCTGTAGATTGTCCGAGCGAGGACCGATGTCCAGTAGGGTGTCTGCCTGGCCGGGATAGGGGGCTTCAtgcattcatgtattcattcctCCCAGAAATGCCTATCGAGTGTCTCCTGGGTGACAGGTGTAAGTCTTAAGCATTGGAGATACAGCTGGGAACACAGCAGACGGAAGCCCACCCCACACTCTCCAGGGCTCGTATTTTCATGGGGGAGCCAGCCGGACAAATAAGTTGTCCGTGAGGCATCTGGGATGTCAGCTGGTGATAAGCGCTATGGGGAAAAATACAGGGGgtgagtggagggggggggggagatggcaACCTAACtagggaagccttccctgaggaGGTAACAGGTGAGGAGCCTGGACGCGGccaatgaacgaacgaatgaaccGATGAGTGACTCAATTTCTGGAGTTGAATGGAAGCCtttggagaatatatttttttttaagatttttcatctttatttttgggagacagagatgtggcacgagtgggggaggggcagagagagagggaggcacaggatcggaagcaggctccgggccccgagctgtcagcacaagagcccgacgcggggctcgaactcacgagctgtgagatcatgacctgagccaaggtcggacgctcagccgacggagccgcccaggcgccccataagccTCTGGAGAATTTAAGCGAGAGGTGACCTGATCACATGTTTTCAAAGCGTTATTCCACGGGCAGAGACCAGCCTAGAAGCAGGGCCTTTGATTCCGTTAGAATTTTGAGTTCATGCCCGAAGCgacatttttatgtaaaacatCCTTGcctcctcttttaaaaattgtccaCGAAAGAGATGAGGTTGGGGAGGGGACCAGAGGAAGTCCCTCAGCCTTGGGAGCCGTGGAAAGAAAGTTCTTTTGTTGCTGTCGCTGTAAATGGTTGTTTAGAACTGCGTGCTATCAAGGGGGTTCTCGGGACCCAGCGTCCAGCAGAACAGACCCTAACAGACGCTGACTCGGGGGTGCTGGATAGAACACAGTCGCCCTGTGAACCACTACCCTGGGCTCCTCCCACAGTGCCTCAGTGGGTGAGTCCTGGGCCCTGGGGAGGTCTGGCAGTGACACGAAGCAGCCCAGAGGTGCGTACGACAGAATGACCTCTCGGTTGTCATGAGAAGGCCACATCGGGATCAGCCCGGGAGAGGAGGTTGCTGGAAGGGTGCCCAGGTAGAGGAGACAGGAAGTGTGGCAGAAAGCAGAGTCCGTTGGAGGGACAGGAAGTGAAAGGGAGCAGGAGGTGTGAGCACAGGGAGGTGTGGGAGCCTTTAACGTCCGCTTGATGATGCAATTGCCGGATGGCTCCTCTGGGCCGAGAGAACAGAGTGGTTTGAGGGGCGCCCCAGTCAGTAGAGCTCCCCGGTGAGTGGAGGTGACAGGCTGGCGGAGCACGGCTGGCTCAGGGAACTGGTGGCGGGGATGGAGGGCAGCCCAATCTACCCCCGTAGGAGTAGAAGGGGCAAGACGTGGCGGGCGGTGGCGAAGAGCTGGCCAGAGAGGAGGAGCCAAGGGGCCCTTGGCTTAGACATTCAGACGGTAGTAATATCTTCCCTCCTAAGTTAAGGAGCCTGGGGGCAGGGTACGGGGCTCGTGCTGGGACCCTAATGCCGGCtgacacccccttccccacccttctgCTTCTGCCCCCAGCAGCACGAGACACTGGAGAAACACAACCGCTTGCTGCGGAAGGAGATCCAGACTCTGCAAGCCGAGCTGGGGTGGTGGAGCCGGACCCTGCATGCTCACGAGCGGCTGTGCCTGATGGACTGTGCCAACTGCTTGGCTCCGGTGCCCCCTGGCTGCTGGGGCCAGACTGAGCAGCCCCCGGACCCCGTGCCCTGTGGACAATACGGCTTCCAGGAACAGCCGGGCCTGTTCCAGACCCCCGTCTCTTCTCCCTCGGCTCACCAGCTCTCTTCACATCTGCGGCCTCATAGTTCCCCTGGCCgcctcctgtcccctctgccttctctgtccCTTGGCTCCCCCGCGGCCCCTGCACCCCTTCCCCAGCTGTCCCCCGGCCCCGTCCAGTCAGCCTCGCCCACTGGCTCCAGCCTGCTAAGGCCTTCCTCCAAGCTCGAcaccctcctgcccagccccccagcccaaCCTGCCCCTCTACAGCCCCTTGGGGTGGAGCACCCCACCAGGGGGAAGCTGGGGTCCCCACCTGACAGCGCCT from Panthera uncia isolate 11264 chromosome D1, Puncia_PCG_1.0, whole genome shotgun sequence harbors:
- the BATF2 gene encoding basic leucine zipper transcriptional factor ATF-like 2 isoform X1, with the protein product MHLCEGNALLTRTDPEEHQRLKKKQKNRAAAQRSRQKHTNKADALHQQHETLEKHNRLLRKEIQTLQAELGWWSRTLHAHERLCLMDCANCLAPVPPGCWGQTEQPPDPVPCGQYGFQEQPGLFQTPVSSPSAHQLSSHLRPHSSPGRLLSPLPSLSLGSPAAPAPLPQLSPGPVQSASPTGSSLLRPSSKLDTLLPSPPAQPAPLQPLGVEHPTRGKLGSPPDSASPALGLAGLQGREHKPVSAAADRQGLGVDPSPHPLLAFPLLSSAQVHF
- the BATF2 gene encoding basic leucine zipper transcriptional factor ATF-like 2 isoform X2 codes for the protein MHLCEGNALLTRTDPEEHQRLKKKQKNRAAAQRSRQKHTNKADALHQHETLEKHNRLLRKEIQTLQAELGWWSRTLHAHERLCLMDCANCLAPVPPGCWGQTEQPPDPVPCGQYGFQEQPGLFQTPVSSPSAHQLSSHLRPHSSPGRLLSPLPSLSLGSPAAPAPLPQLSPGPVQSASPTGSSLLRPSSKLDTLLPSPPAQPAPLQPLGVEHPTRGKLGSPPDSASPALGLAGLQGREHKPVSAAADRQGLGVDPSPHPLLAFPLLSSAQVHF